A genomic segment from Myxococcota bacterium encodes:
- a CDS encoding phosphotransferase, producing MPRSLGVVPDLAMWLQTFEDGARADALLTGGGGIPLAGDIASALARLHAAAVPAARRHDLAREIAILREQLSDARRAAPALARRIDGVERGCVRLAERIAPARATGIHRDLHPEQVLVRRDGGIVLLDLDLFAWGDPLIDVANFAAHLVELGVREHGDAAALDDARAVFEETWLRLQAHALRRDLERHRALAIARHVAISQRIPARRATTEAVLAAAEGALAAERVL from the coding sequence CGTTCCCGACCTCGCGATGTGGCTGCAGACGTTCGAGGACGGCGCGCGTGCCGACGCGCTCCTGACCGGCGGCGGCGGCATCCCCCTCGCCGGCGACATCGCCTCGGCGCTCGCGCGGCTGCACGCCGCCGCCGTCCCGGCCGCGCGCCGGCACGACCTCGCGCGCGAGATCGCCATCCTGCGCGAGCAGCTCTCGGATGCGCGCCGCGCCGCGCCCGCGCTCGCGCGCCGCATCGACGGCGTCGAGCGCGGCTGCGTGCGGCTCGCCGAGCGCATCGCGCCGGCGCGCGCGACGGGCATCCACCGCGACCTCCACCCCGAGCAGGTGCTCGTTCGCCGCGACGGGGGCATCGTGCTCCTCGACCTCGACCTGTTCGCGTGGGGCGACCCGCTGATCGACGTCGCGAACTTCGCGGCGCACCTCGTCGAGCTCGGCGTGCGCGAGCACGGCGACGCGGCGGCGCTCGACGACGCGCGCGCCGTCTTCGAGGAGACCTGGCTGCGCCTCCAGGCGCACGCGCTGCGCCGCGACCTCGAGCGCCATCGCGCGCTCGCGATCGCGCGGCACGTCGCGATCAGCCAGCGCATCCCGGCGCGACGCGCCACGACCGAGGCCGTGCTCGCCGCGGCCGAGGGCGCGCTCGCCGCGGAGCGCGTGCTCTAG
- a CDS encoding ABC transporter ATP-binding protein encodes MASRAEMFRSGARLFARLAPRLRRERAGIAAAGVAMAIEVGLRLVEPWPVKFVLDAVSGDERWRQSLPWLASWDPGRAVVVLALAIPAVAGLRAMAGYHQSVGFAVVGNRVLTDLRAELFAHLQGLALAYHRRARRGDLLVRVIGDVGMLKEAVVTALLPLCVSGFVFVSMLAVLTWMEPRLGLLAIAVTPLLALLTVRIGGDIHATSKRLRTREGAMASAAAESLGAVESVQGLALEGVFRSAFGRANEKGFREGVRGKRLAARLERSVDVVAATGVAAVAAHGAQLVIGGVLTPGDLYVAISYLRRALRPAKDFAKHSARLARAAAAADRVLDVLDEPGAESIASGAADAAGVRGRLELDGVATGHEDGPLLVQALSLRLEPGEHLAIVGPTGVGKTTLLGLLPRLAEPRRGSVRLDGLDLRAYALDALRARIAFVPQQPVLFAGTLEANVAIGLEHATREDVEAAVERAGARAFVDGLADGLDTEVGERGETLSAGQRQLVALCRAAMRRPAVLLLDEPTAALDAPSARVVAAAIERLADGVTTLLVTHDPALAATCDRVLRLAHGRPPELGGRELAFAAAAGEARVAPASPSVPAPPAAALARAREDGSHVRG; translated from the coding sequence ATGGCGTCGCGGGCCGAGATGTTCCGCAGCGGGGCGCGCCTCTTCGCGCGCCTCGCACCGCGCCTCCGGCGCGAGCGCGCGGGCATCGCCGCCGCCGGGGTCGCGATGGCGATCGAGGTCGGCCTGCGGCTCGTCGAGCCGTGGCCCGTGAAGTTCGTGCTCGACGCGGTGAGCGGCGACGAGCGGTGGCGGCAGTCGCTCCCGTGGCTCGCCTCCTGGGATCCGGGCCGCGCGGTGGTGGTGCTGGCGCTCGCGATTCCCGCCGTCGCCGGTCTGCGCGCGATGGCGGGCTACCACCAGTCGGTGGGGTTCGCGGTCGTCGGCAACCGCGTGCTCACCGACCTGCGCGCGGAGCTCTTCGCGCACCTGCAGGGCCTCGCGCTCGCCTATCACCGGCGCGCGCGGCGCGGCGACCTGCTCGTCCGCGTGATCGGCGACGTCGGCATGCTGAAGGAGGCCGTCGTCACGGCCCTGCTGCCACTCTGCGTGAGCGGCTTCGTGTTCGTCTCCATGCTCGCGGTGCTCACGTGGATGGAGCCTCGCCTCGGGCTGCTCGCGATCGCGGTCACGCCGCTGCTGGCGCTCCTCACCGTGCGCATCGGCGGCGACATCCACGCGACGTCGAAGCGGCTGCGCACGCGCGAGGGGGCGATGGCGAGCGCCGCCGCGGAGTCGCTCGGCGCCGTCGAATCCGTCCAGGGGCTCGCGCTCGAGGGGGTCTTCCGCTCGGCGTTCGGTCGCGCCAACGAGAAGGGCTTCCGCGAGGGCGTCCGCGGGAAGCGGCTCGCCGCGCGCCTCGAGCGGAGCGTCGACGTCGTCGCCGCGACCGGCGTCGCGGCGGTGGCCGCGCACGGCGCGCAGCTCGTGATCGGCGGCGTGCTCACGCCCGGCGATCTCTACGTCGCGATCAGCTACCTGCGCCGCGCGCTCCGCCCCGCGAAGGACTTCGCGAAGCACTCGGCGCGGCTCGCGCGCGCGGCCGCCGCGGCCGACCGCGTGCTCGACGTGCTCGACGAGCCCGGCGCGGAGTCGATCGCGAGCGGCGCTGCGGACGCGGCCGGCGTGCGCGGTCGGCTCGAGCTCGACGGCGTCGCGACCGGGCACGAGGACGGGCCGCTCCTCGTGCAGGCGCTGTCGCTCCGCCTCGAGCCGGGCGAGCACCTCGCCATCGTCGGCCCGACGGGCGTCGGCAAGACGACGCTGCTCGGGCTCCTGCCGCGCCTCGCCGAGCCGCGCCGGGGGAGCGTGCGACTCGACGGGCTCGACCTGCGCGCCTACGCACTCGACGCGCTGCGCGCGCGCATCGCGTTCGTGCCGCAGCAGCCCGTGCTCTTCGCGGGCACGCTCGAGGCGAACGTCGCGATCGGGCTCGAGCACGCGACGCGCGAGGACGTCGAGGCCGCGGTCGAGCGCGCGGGCGCGCGCGCGTTCGTCGACGGGCTCGCGGACGGGCTCGACACCGAGGTCGGCGAGCGCGGCGAGACGCTGTCGGCGGGGCAGCGCCAGCTCGTCGCGCTGTGCCGCGCGGCGATGCGACGGCCGGCCGTACTGCTCCTCGACGAGCCGACGGCCGCGCTCGACGCGCCGAGCGCGCGCGTCGTCGCGGCGGCGATCGAGCGCCTCGCCGACGGCGTGACCACGCTGCTCGTCACGCACGACCCCGCGCTCGCGGCGACGTGCGATCGCGTGCTGCGCCTCGCGCACGGGCGGCCGCCCGAGCTCGGCGGGCGCGAGCTCGCGTTCGCCGCGGCGGCCGGAGAGGCGCGCGTCGCTCCCGCGTCGCCGTCGGTCCCGGCGCCGCCGGCCGCGGCGCTCGCTCGCGCGCGCGAGGACGGTTCGCATGTGCGCGGCTAG
- a CDS encoding alginate export family protein: MCAARRATLALVALAALTLLEAAPRAALAVGDDVVDPLAYSPLGAQEETRRRIVKRPDEDRPPDQLRVPILGRPLTIGGQWELASRFDADTRLGSRPDDDELSIDQRLEVELFYAATDDLFLYLEGKFFYRTVPWTEAGLRDDRFSVERGESWIYLSDVFGSPFSLQVGRQRMNESSEWWWDEDLDAVRLHFDRGDVHLETAVAEELVRLGDERDDVDPRRRDVFRVLSQATWQWFDRQYVEGFVHHQRDHSPTERPFTIVSRDLEDPVDASLTWYGVGANGRVKTPVGRVYYRSVVAFVRGHENVVDYDTDPFFGLRFVDTVNRHAVNGWATDVALTLSTDLPGELAFTAGYAFGSGESSSRREADRSFRQSELPDNNGRFRGVDRFRYYGELVEPNLSNLHIATVSLGARFLRQSSVELVYHAYEQVEPAPFLFGSSLRRAPTGRDRSIGHEWDVVLGVEEWDQVQVELIGGVFRAGDAFGPAAGDLAYLGYLEVQFNF; this comes from the coding sequence ATGTGCGCGGCTAGGCGCGCGACGCTCGCGCTCGTCGCGCTCGCCGCGCTGACGCTCCTGGAGGCGGCGCCGCGCGCCGCGCTCGCGGTGGGCGACGACGTCGTCGACCCGCTCGCCTACTCGCCGCTCGGCGCGCAGGAGGAGACGCGGCGCCGCATCGTGAAACGCCCGGACGAGGACCGCCCGCCCGACCAGCTGCGCGTGCCGATCCTCGGCCGCCCGCTCACGATCGGCGGACAGTGGGAGCTCGCGTCGCGCTTCGACGCGGACACGCGTCTCGGCTCGCGCCCCGACGACGACGAGCTCTCGATCGACCAGCGGCTCGAGGTCGAGCTCTTCTACGCGGCGACCGACGACCTGTTCCTCTATCTCGAGGGCAAGTTCTTCTACCGCACCGTTCCGTGGACCGAGGCCGGCCTCCGCGACGACCGGTTCTCCGTCGAGCGCGGCGAGTCGTGGATCTACCTCTCCGACGTCTTCGGCTCGCCGTTCAGCCTGCAGGTCGGCCGCCAGCGGATGAACGAGTCGAGCGAGTGGTGGTGGGACGAGGACCTCGACGCCGTCCGCCTGCACTTCGATCGGGGCGACGTGCACCTCGAGACGGCCGTCGCGGAGGAGCTGGTGCGCCTGGGCGACGAGCGCGACGACGTCGACCCGAGGCGCAGGGACGTCTTCCGCGTGCTGTCGCAGGCGACCTGGCAGTGGTTCGACCGCCAGTACGTCGAAGGCTTCGTCCACCATCAGCGCGATCACTCGCCGACCGAGCGGCCGTTCACGATCGTGTCGCGCGACCTCGAGGACCCGGTCGACGCGAGCCTCACGTGGTACGGCGTCGGCGCCAACGGGCGGGTCAAGACGCCCGTCGGTCGCGTCTACTACCGCAGCGTGGTCGCGTTCGTGCGCGGCCACGAGAACGTCGTCGACTACGACACGGACCCGTTCTTCGGACTGCGCTTCGTCGACACGGTGAACCGCCACGCGGTGAACGGCTGGGCGACGGACGTCGCGCTCACGCTGTCGACCGACCTCCCCGGCGAGCTCGCGTTCACGGCCGGCTACGCGTTCGGATCGGGAGAGAGCTCGTCGCGCCGCGAGGCCGATCGATCCTTCCGCCAGAGCGAGCTCCCCGACAACAACGGCCGCTTCCGCGGCGTCGACCGCTTCCGGTACTACGGCGAGCTGGTCGAGCCCAACCTCTCGAACCTCCACATCGCGACCGTCTCGCTCGGCGCGCGCTTCCTGCGCCAGAGCTCGGTCGAGCTCGTCTATCACGCCTACGAGCAGGTCGAGCCCGCGCCGTTCCTGTTCGGGTCGAGCCTGCGCCGCGCGCCGACGGGCCGCGACCGCTCGATCGGCCACGAGTGGGACGTCGTGCTCGGCGTCGAGGAGTGGGACCAGGTGCAGGTCGAGCTGATCGGCGGCGTGTTCCGCGCCGGCGACGCGTTCGGCCCGGCGGCCGGCGACCTCGCATACCTCGGATACCTCGAGGTGCAGTTCAACTTCTGA
- a CDS encoding glycosyltransferase, translating into MRIGYVLKRYPRHSETFVVNEILAHERAGEQLEIFALRAPNDAHFQDLIASVRAPVRYLHFDGIKATTLWEGVEAAAARIPDVFGRLDAALGLDAREVAQAVHLAAHVRAAGIEHLHAHFATAAARVGALAAHLAAVPFTLTAHAKDIFHEEVTTEGLARIARHAACVVTVSDFNVEYLERECRLPARRLVRIYNGLPLDAYRFVDAPRERSILAVGRLVEKKGFEDLVEACAILAESGYPVPCTIIGAGPLEDELRARVRSAGLAEHVRLCGALPRSEVARQMARAGVFVAPCVVGRDGNRDGLPTVLLEAMALGTPCIATDVTGIPEVLRDGETGLVVKPHDPASIAQAIDRVLADGATATRLARAARERIERDFDLIANAGALRAEFRRARVD; encoded by the coding sequence GTGCGCATCGGCTACGTCCTGAAGCGCTACCCGCGCCACTCCGAGACGTTCGTCGTCAACGAGATCCTCGCCCACGAGCGCGCGGGCGAGCAGCTCGAGATCTTCGCGCTGCGCGCGCCCAACGACGCGCACTTCCAGGACCTGATCGCGTCGGTGCGCGCGCCCGTCCGCTATCTCCACTTCGACGGCATCAAGGCGACGACGCTGTGGGAGGGCGTGGAGGCGGCGGCCGCGCGGATCCCCGACGTGTTCGGCCGACTCGACGCGGCGCTCGGCCTCGACGCGCGCGAGGTCGCCCAGGCCGTCCACCTCGCGGCGCACGTCCGCGCGGCCGGCATCGAGCACCTGCACGCCCACTTCGCGACGGCGGCGGCGCGCGTCGGCGCGCTCGCCGCGCACCTCGCGGCCGTGCCGTTCACGCTCACGGCCCACGCCAAGGACATCTTCCACGAAGAGGTGACGACCGAGGGGCTCGCGCGCATCGCGCGCCACGCCGCGTGCGTCGTGACGGTGAGCGACTTCAACGTCGAATACCTCGAGCGCGAGTGCCGGCTTCCCGCGCGCCGCCTCGTCCGCATCTACAACGGCCTGCCCCTCGACGCCTATCGCTTCGTCGACGCGCCGCGCGAGCGCTCCATCCTCGCGGTGGGGCGACTCGTCGAGAAGAAGGGCTTCGAGGACCTCGTGGAGGCGTGCGCGATCCTCGCCGAGAGCGGGTATCCCGTGCCGTGCACGATCATCGGAGCGGGGCCGCTCGAGGACGAGCTGCGGGCGCGCGTCCGGAGTGCGGGGCTCGCCGAGCACGTCCGCCTCTGCGGTGCGCTCCCGCGCTCCGAGGTCGCGCGCCAGATGGCGCGCGCCGGCGTGTTCGTCGCGCCGTGCGTCGTCGGGCGCGACGGAAACCGCGACGGCCTCCCGACCGTCCTGCTCGAGGCGATGGCGCTCGGCACACCGTGCATCGCGACGGACGTGACCGGCATTCCCGAGGTGCTGCGCGACGGCGAGACGGGCCTCGTCGTGAAGCCGCACGACCCGGCCTCGATCGCGCAGGCGATCGACCGCGTGCTCGCCGACGGCGCGACCGCGACGCGGCTCGCGCGCGCCGCCCGCGAGCGCATCGAGCGCGACTTCGACCTGATCGCGAACGCCGGCGCGCTGCGCGCCGAGTTCCGGCGGGCCCGGGTCGACTAG
- a CDS encoding SMP-30/gluconolactonase/LRE family protein → MRSLLLRLLPWIVAPALSAAALPLQEGDIVVTDNETGNIVRIDPASGLQTLLPCAYAFRRPQGVVATTDEVLFVNVPSIVLLDGELVSLTDAGCGPVSQGGDLENSDGIALDRDGTVIVSSTACPSCGAGAPPAIVRVDPVTSVQTPVSSGAAFVNPEHIAVRPGGRLYVSDDGCPTCNPIVPPALFDVDPATGAQTVVSEAQLLINVSGIALEQDGHVLVADRGCSACVPVIPSRVVRVDPLGPVLANQTLLASATLNNEFDGVAIDATGAIFVGVENSLADTGGVSRIDGTTGLETPLSLGIFLEDVDGIAIVVPEPGSSAAAVAALAALAALARARRSA, encoded by the coding sequence ATGCGTTCGCTCCTGCTCCGACTGCTGCCGTGGATCGTCGCCCCCGCACTCTCGGCCGCGGCCCTGCCGCTCCAGGAGGGCGACATCGTCGTGACCGACAACGAGACGGGGAACATCGTGCGCATCGACCCGGCGAGCGGGCTGCAGACGCTGCTCCCGTGCGCCTACGCCTTCCGGCGTCCACAGGGCGTCGTCGCGACGACCGACGAGGTGCTCTTCGTCAACGTTCCGTCGATCGTCCTGCTCGACGGCGAGCTCGTGAGCCTGACCGATGCGGGATGCGGGCCCGTGTCGCAGGGCGGCGACCTCGAGAACTCGGACGGCATCGCGCTCGACCGCGACGGCACCGTGATCGTGAGCAGCACGGCGTGTCCGTCGTGCGGCGCGGGCGCGCCGCCCGCGATCGTGCGCGTCGATCCGGTGACCTCGGTGCAGACGCCCGTCTCGTCCGGCGCGGCCTTCGTCAACCCCGAGCACATCGCGGTGCGTCCGGGCGGGCGGCTCTACGTCTCCGACGACGGCTGCCCGACGTGCAACCCGATCGTCCCGCCCGCGCTCTTCGACGTCGATCCGGCGACGGGCGCGCAGACGGTCGTGAGCGAGGCGCAGCTGCTGATCAACGTGAGCGGCATCGCGCTCGAGCAGGACGGCCACGTGCTCGTCGCCGATCGCGGGTGCAGCGCGTGCGTGCCGGTGATCCCGTCGCGCGTCGTGCGCGTCGACCCGCTCGGGCCCGTGCTCGCGAACCAGACCCTGCTCGCCTCGGCGACGCTCAACAACGAGTTCGACGGCGTCGCGATCGACGCGACCGGTGCGATCTTCGTCGGCGTCGAGAACTCGCTCGCCGACACGGGCGGCGTCAGCCGGATCGACGGCACGACGGGCCTCGAGACGCCACTCAGCCTCGGCATCTTCCTCGAGGACGTCGACGGCATCGCGATCGTCGTGCCCGAGCCGGGCTCGTCCGCCGCGGCGGTCGCCGCGCTCGCGGCCCTCGCCGCGCTCGCCCGCGCGAGGCGAAGCGCCTAG